One window of Marinobacter sp. SS13-12 genomic DNA carries:
- the traN gene encoding conjugal transfer protein TraN, whose product MHNWYSKLTLIAVLLIVRPASLQAANWACGQDLNMDGELNTAGETASCFSSPGGELCPISAVDCSSSNTMVCNSPVPMTFDVKAAKQTGTFILNFDLVAGTFSSAPGVTAEIPTIDFDSVCTNSNPVNFTGATVWNSPSLAGTNFPGATALTVLTAPNCGNGLQGSVQITDTYAGAMTTQTGGQFSFSTTSETCALETAYACPLGNTYSCMANSSGTQQCSPNACVDLDTSPPLADDIDTGVYSNDGNVAADGTCLSQVMIFAGRSMRCDKAGVSTAFQNCCKATDKILSDDTGGSGSPTQAITQLFDAVTQGKSEYEAALAIGAPTLVAGNAAAEKVSDVMGDYGALIDPMAMAGAVMDYFTQSCDQTSTETGMLNGSGFCYEVGEFCREEWALVGCVQKSKSYCCFNSKMGRIIHQQGRAQLSTISGFGTSENPNCRGLTPEEFQSIDFSKIDFSDYYGDLVPDTMTQIEGKVSDGITDFYDNNK is encoded by the coding sequence ATGCACAACTGGTATTCCAAGCTCACCCTAATTGCGGTGCTCCTGATCGTTAGACCCGCGAGCCTTCAAGCCGCCAATTGGGCGTGCGGCCAGGACCTCAATATGGATGGGGAACTAAACACTGCCGGCGAAACAGCGTCGTGTTTTAGCTCACCTGGTGGCGAGCTGTGTCCGATCTCGGCAGTTGATTGTTCCTCAAGCAATACGATGGTCTGTAACAGTCCTGTTCCGATGACATTTGATGTTAAAGCCGCCAAACAAACTGGCACATTCATTCTGAACTTCGATTTAGTTGCAGGCACCTTCTCCAGCGCTCCAGGCGTTACAGCAGAAATCCCAACAATCGATTTCGACAGCGTTTGCACGAACAGCAACCCTGTTAATTTTACCGGTGCCACCGTCTGGAATTCTCCCAGCCTGGCAGGCACGAACTTTCCGGGCGCTACAGCTCTTACCGTTCTCACGGCACCGAATTGCGGCAACGGCCTCCAAGGTTCCGTGCAGATCACGGACACTTATGCCGGAGCAATGACCACTCAAACCGGCGGCCAATTTTCCTTTTCAACGACCTCAGAAACCTGTGCTCTTGAGACTGCCTACGCTTGCCCATTGGGTAACACCTATTCCTGCATGGCTAATTCATCTGGCACGCAACAGTGCAGCCCTAATGCTTGCGTCGATCTCGATACTAGCCCACCGCTGGCCGACGATATCGACACTGGCGTTTACTCAAACGATGGCAACGTGGCGGCTGACGGGACTTGCCTAAGCCAGGTGATGATTTTTGCAGGAAGATCGATGCGCTGTGACAAGGCGGGAGTTAGCACGGCGTTCCAAAATTGCTGCAAAGCTACGGACAAGATTTTATCCGACGACACGGGGGGTTCCGGCTCCCCCACTCAAGCCATTACGCAGCTTTTCGATGCTGTCACACAGGGCAAATCCGAATATGAGGCAGCCCTAGCCATTGGAGCGCCAACGCTGGTTGCGGGCAATGCCGCAGCCGAGAAAGTCAGTGACGTAATGGGCGATTACGGGGCTCTGATCGATCCAATGGCAATGGCCGGTGCAGTGATGGACTACTTCACGCAGTCTTGTGACCAAACCAGCACCGAGACTGGAATGCTAAACGGATCAGGGTTCTGCTACGAGGTTGGTGAGTTCTGCCGGGAGGAATGGGCTTTAGTCGGCTGCGTTCAAAAGTCAAAAAGCTATTGCTGCTTCAACAGCAAGATGGGTCGCATCATTCACCAGCAAGGCCGAGCCCAACTCAGCACAATTTCAGGATTCGGCACCTCTGAAAATCCAAACTGTCGGGGCCTCACGCCTGAAGAATTCCAATCCATTGATTTTTCCAAGATCGATTTCAGCGATTACTACGGCGATTTGGTACCAGACACAATGACTCAAATAGAAGGAAAGGTTTCCGATGGCATTACGGACTTTTACGATAATAATAAGTAG
- a CDS encoding TraU family protein, whose protein sequence is MMISRIVALCSLLFLGTLLPQAALASKCPSSMLNPISDVSWQCIFPIRIGGLSIGKGDSGMPDPGSDTPSPLCTCTTGAINRYGIGISMWEPARLIDTVSDPYCMMPLGFKLMNTGGKLGGAHMQEDGQSKTFQQMHYYFFPAFSILGLFYDIPCIAEREFDVAMMTELVPTWNNEILSLMIHPESLLFANPVAQMACAADSAGALVGRPVNSLFWCMGSWSGAYPLAGSITGTDYVTANAGIAARGIYFMARMGLLKESSSDGCYTAPVPIWSKDKYKLQLMKPVRDDSCRPIGQTGLLWSHYKHPPAGGDNFSWMVFRRLNCCVSY, encoded by the coding sequence ATGATGATCTCTCGTATAGTTGCGCTGTGTTCTCTCCTGTTTCTGGGCACATTATTGCCCCAGGCCGCACTTGCATCGAAATGCCCGTCCAGCATGTTGAACCCGATATCGGATGTTTCCTGGCAGTGCATCTTTCCGATTCGGATCGGCGGACTCAGCATTGGCAAAGGCGATTCCGGTATGCCGGATCCCGGCTCAGACACGCCCTCCCCGCTTTGCACTTGCACCACAGGTGCTATCAATCGTTATGGCATAGGGATTTCTATGTGGGAGCCTGCCCGTCTGATCGATACGGTTTCCGATCCCTACTGCATGATGCCTTTGGGATTCAAACTGATGAACACCGGCGGCAAGCTGGGCGGCGCTCACATGCAGGAAGATGGGCAGTCGAAGACGTTCCAACAGATGCACTATTACTTCTTCCCGGCGTTCAGCATTTTAGGCCTCTTCTACGACATACCCTGCATTGCCGAAAGAGAATTTGATGTGGCGATGATGACTGAGCTCGTCCCCACCTGGAACAACGAAATTCTCTCTCTGATGATTCATCCCGAATCCTTGTTGTTTGCAAACCCTGTCGCACAAATGGCTTGTGCGGCCGATTCGGCAGGGGCTCTGGTTGGAAGGCCCGTTAACTCCCTTTTCTGGTGCATGGGCTCTTGGTCAGGGGCTTACCCACTGGCCGGATCCATCACCGGCACGGATTATGTCACGGCCAATGCCGGGATTGCTGCGCGAGGGATTTACTTCATGGCCCGCATGGGCCTGCTCAAAGAATCGTCATCCGACGGCTGCTACACAGCTCCCGTACCCATCTGGTCCAAAGACAAATACAAGCTTCAGCTGATGAAGCCCGTTCGGGACGATAGCTGTCGGCCCATCGGGCAGACCGGCCTGTTGTGGAGTCATTACAAGCATCCGCCTGCCGGCGGCGACAACTTTTCATGGATGGTGTTCAGGAGGCTCAACTGCTGTGTTTCGTACTAA
- a CDS encoding type-F conjugative transfer system pilin assembly protein TrbC has protein sequence MSLTASMVMANEKEIPTLPDQIDIPEEYLAAAKRAKDQAMNSEVMRSRVSDVMEEVKSEQWQARKNEFLSLLRADAGLDPVESDDPDSEGPSSRPLLFISSSMPEITLRNYARDLEKVGGVMVMRGMIGGLERTQPTMEFISKVLRRNPACEGPQCVMRSLDVVVDPIQFKNHGITKVPALLVEPEFDFQSYCEKGATPPGMGVPVVYGDASLRSLLEHLTMMDGGTPAKPLLARMENQNAQ, from the coding sequence TTGAGCCTGACCGCATCGATGGTCATGGCCAACGAGAAAGAAATCCCAACGTTGCCAGACCAGATCGATATTCCAGAAGAGTACCTGGCGGCCGCCAAACGCGCGAAAGACCAAGCAATGAACTCCGAGGTTATGCGGTCTCGGGTGTCTGATGTGATGGAAGAGGTAAAAAGTGAACAGTGGCAAGCCCGCAAAAACGAATTTCTGAGTCTTTTGAGGGCCGATGCCGGACTGGATCCTGTCGAGTCTGACGACCCAGATAGCGAAGGACCAAGCTCTCGCCCACTGCTCTTTATTTCGAGCTCAATGCCCGAAATCACTCTCCGCAATTACGCCCGCGATCTTGAGAAGGTCGGCGGCGTGATGGTTATGCGGGGCATGATCGGGGGGCTTGAAAGAACACAACCCACGATGGAATTTATCTCCAAGGTGCTTCGCAGAAACCCCGCCTGTGAAGGCCCTCAATGCGTGATGCGCTCTCTCGATGTGGTGGTCGATCCCATCCAATTCAAAAACCACGGCATTACGAAAGTGCCAGCACTGCTTGTTGAACCCGAATTCGATTTTCAAAGCTACTGCGAGAAAGGGGCGACCCCTCCAGGCATGGGCGTTCCTGTGGTTTACGGCGACGCCAGTCTTCGAAGTCTGTTGGAGCATCTGACCATGATGGACGGTGGCACACCAGCCAAGCCACTGCTGGCCCGAATGGAGAATCAAAATGCTCAATGA
- a CDS encoding S26 family signal peptidase: MLNEKAKNVILTVVVGIPLAIGVSYAWDHINVTTSESLDHRVFWRTSERPGPGDYASFLLTHELAGPEPVLISKKLACWAGQEISQQGREFFCDGEPLGRAKTKTLTGKALPLFAFSGPIPAGKAWAYGSHPDSFDSRYWGLVDVSAAKRLKAIF, translated from the coding sequence ATGCTCAATGAAAAAGCGAAAAACGTCATTCTGACAGTAGTGGTCGGTATTCCACTCGCTATAGGCGTTTCCTACGCCTGGGATCACATCAACGTCACCACATCAGAATCCCTCGATCATCGCGTGTTCTGGCGCACTTCGGAGCGTCCAGGCCCCGGTGACTATGCGTCTTTCCTGCTGACCCACGAACTGGCCGGACCAGAGCCGGTTTTGATCAGTAAGAAATTGGCCTGCTGGGCTGGTCAGGAGATCTCTCAACAAGGCCGCGAATTCTTTTGCGACGGCGAGCCGTTGGGGCGAGCAAAAACAAAGACGCTCACGGGTAAGGCGCTGCCCCTATTTGCTTTTTCTGGACCAATTCCAGCCGGGAAAGCCTGGGCCTACGGCTCTCATCCGGACTCTTTCGACAGCCGTTATTGGGGCTTGGTGGACGTGTCTGCCGCGAAGCGCCTGAAAGCCATTTTCTGA
- a CDS encoding conjugal transfer protein TraF, producing the protein MKRNLALLALCLIGFSAMAVQQPDQDTQIKGYHWYEEPVKPSESEDPEKAERQPLPPPPSASEMMDMHPDDLKAMLENYLKEAVWLRTPESVLSYYRIQDVVRRKAAGFTAVSNMVMLQNPQLNGASQYPITAPGRKAELQQRASNQSKYLGNYRGQYALALFSTEECPYCSPQRNILKLVSDRTGIETTEVNINRNPSAQARFDVQVTPMVILIERNSERWMPVAVGVESAAKITANAYRAIRYLRGETTPEQFLTPEYRQGGFFDPGAPKEGAL; encoded by the coding sequence ATGAAACGTAATTTGGCGCTTTTGGCTCTCTGTCTAATCGGTTTCTCCGCAATGGCGGTTCAGCAACCGGACCAAGATACCCAGATCAAGGGGTACCACTGGTATGAAGAGCCGGTTAAGCCCTCTGAGTCTGAGGATCCAGAGAAAGCGGAGCGACAGCCGCTCCCACCGCCGCCATCGGCCTCGGAAATGATGGATATGCACCCCGATGATCTCAAAGCCATGCTTGAAAACTACTTGAAAGAAGCGGTCTGGCTCAGGACACCTGAAAGTGTGTTGTCCTATTACCGAATTCAGGACGTTGTTCGCCGCAAAGCAGCCGGTTTCACGGCCGTCTCGAACATGGTCATGTTGCAAAACCCGCAGCTCAATGGCGCATCGCAGTATCCAATCACCGCACCAGGTCGCAAAGCAGAACTGCAACAACGTGCGAGTAATCAATCGAAGTACCTCGGGAATTATCGAGGACAGTATGCGTTGGCACTGTTCTCAACCGAAGAGTGCCCTTATTGCTCTCCGCAACGGAACATTCTCAAACTTGTCTCTGACCGCACGGGCATTGAAACGACTGAGGTGAACATCAACAGGAACCCGTCCGCTCAAGCACGCTTTGACGTTCAAGTAACGCCGATGGTGATCCTAATTGAGAGGAACAGCGAGAGATGGATGCCAGTGGCTGTGGGTGTCGAGTCGGCGGCAAAAATTACTGCCAACGCCTATCGTGCGATCCGTTATTTACGCGGTGAGACGACGCCAGAACAGTTCCTGACGCCCGAATATCGTCAGGGTGGATTCTTTGACCCAGGCGCGCCAAAAGAAGGGGCATTATAA
- a CDS encoding conjugal transfer protein TraH, which translates to MKKLILPGLVLALCAPPTAIADWTDDWFASSTSSGASSYKNQQRGFYSAGSYSARFNVSTDPLLTISPPRVSAGCGGVDVFLGGMTMLDPDYLVDKLQNMIAAAPAIAFDTAMKVMSKELSETMKSFEKIINDLNGIQINDCQFAKKLGEPVGDFIGNAASNRLRTLDAKVGTALGSVTSWYETTENQTASNQEPTEDIKQLTADCPTQFKNIFTTGSLLQNAADEFGFAYVDTMRGFVGDVMINATAAVKAPVIEPISSCPNNDESSVDDFVIGNAEKKVQTAGGPVCEKDSATPGGLLALVSNQMNAIATKIETKTALTPAEQAFLTSSPIPILPIIVDSIALGDKAMAIALTEEVVAYAYAFYMVDDLYNTIDNMMREIDAVMNNTGATGPQCDRTVYAEVSDHLTGIKKDAYQFRMAARNSYLKKTEEQMAHIAFTAAQAKRQEEVLRRNAEDITQ; encoded by the coding sequence ATGAAAAAGCTTATTCTCCCAGGCCTTGTTTTGGCGCTTTGCGCGCCGCCCACAGCGATTGCTGATTGGACTGATGACTGGTTTGCATCGTCCACGTCCAGTGGCGCATCGAGCTACAAGAACCAGCAACGAGGCTTCTACTCTGCAGGGTCCTACTCTGCCCGATTCAACGTTTCAACGGACCCTCTTCTCACGATCTCTCCCCCCAGGGTCTCTGCAGGCTGCGGTGGTGTGGACGTGTTCCTTGGCGGGATGACGATGCTGGACCCGGATTACCTCGTCGATAAGCTCCAGAACATGATTGCGGCCGCTCCCGCAATAGCCTTCGACACTGCCATGAAGGTGATGAGCAAAGAGCTTTCCGAAACCATGAAGAGCTTCGAAAAAATCATCAACGATCTAAACGGCATTCAAATCAATGACTGTCAGTTTGCCAAAAAACTAGGTGAGCCAGTTGGTGATTTTATTGGCAATGCTGCCAGCAACAGACTACGAACACTGGATGCGAAGGTGGGAACCGCACTGGGCTCGGTAACAAGCTGGTACGAGACCACAGAAAATCAAACCGCTTCCAACCAGGAACCGACCGAAGATATAAAGCAGCTTACTGCAGACTGCCCAACCCAGTTTAAAAACATCTTCACAACCGGCTCACTACTACAGAACGCAGCCGACGAATTCGGGTTCGCCTATGTCGATACCATGCGTGGATTCGTGGGCGATGTAATGATTAACGCAACAGCCGCCGTCAAAGCACCGGTTATAGAGCCAATTAGCTCTTGCCCGAACAATGACGAATCCAGTGTCGATGATTTTGTAATTGGTAATGCAGAAAAGAAGGTGCAAACCGCCGGCGGACCTGTTTGCGAGAAAGATTCTGCTACACCGGGCGGTCTTCTCGCCCTGGTAAGCAACCAGATGAATGCCATTGCCACCAAAATCGAAACTAAAACGGCTTTGACGCCCGCCGAGCAAGCATTCCTGACCTCATCCCCCATTCCCATTCTGCCCATCATCGTTGATTCCATCGCCTTGGGCGATAAGGCCATGGCGATCGCTCTCACCGAGGAAGTCGTGGCCTACGCCTATGCCTTCTACATGGTTGACGATTTGTACAACACCATCGACAACATGATGCGGGAAATAGATGCGGTTATGAATAATACCGGCGCTACCGGACCGCAATGCGATCGAACGGTCTATGCCGAGGTATCCGATCATCTTACGGGTATCAAGAAGGACGCCTACCAATTCCGCATGGCGGCTCGAAATAGCTACCTGAAAAAGACCGAAGAACAGATGGCACACATTGCCTTTACAGCGGCTCAAGCAAAACGCCAGGAAGAAGTCCTGCGCCGGAACGCTGAGGACATTACCCAATGA
- a CDS encoding conjugal transfer protein TraG N-terminal domain-containing protein: protein MKRILPLLALMFAVALPSTALALDMDFYTYDGFTETVNAFKRISLVFANNQYTTLFAVAVVLGLLLGGLFTVGKGIINFQQSATGLSLAWLMTTLIGVAVFKALITPTGTVHVYDPVRNAYEAVPDVPDLIVLVAGMTNKAERAVQEIVDASAAHPYGTEGMGVGFELLLNATTDKTFSSDYYLQKSIRQYFKDCSKLALVLPSYAVDLAEIKSGTDNLLNQLEDMKSPAMFTTMYAAGAYKAGTVMSCTDAFDNVLQPALNAAPTFDEHLNSVCTKSGFDVAVPAQKTACETKIQNMNLNVFGAAAAPPTQLLRNVVISNAIASVMLDENPDAGIRALTNRSMMNNGLGIAVSANEWMPKIRASVTAIVLGLIPILALFIVTPLFPMALKLIVALLGWIMLWGVMDVILAQIAVDQAYDAVDEIKRHNMGLSAIFLAPESATQALSLFGKARGMGITISAFIAAMLFKMSPYGLTSLAGNWSGHADSAGADAAAKGQSPVESMNHLNALASARGSANLMAEAGWDNVSSVRELDQSHQHYRSAEVMSQLRSMGYNTPTDGGKGWGAIDGGKISGELEGTAEVAGGSSPGQLAQRSSDTARLGTLNTTGSADGRDEAAQKRGMTTYSQAVMDTTYGVMNTGSELSTMASMADRIQQNHEGMSDGQAWMALSIAKNAGLLGQLGATDWHPVQVEKMAEITSSMNYAQTTGVMEYMRDNNLSVDEVYESLGAMRAATAHGDHAALQHITPEQFATARGFENAKHMANTSAEMGARAEVASATGLDLNEQVSRERLANLGTYSFTQDEMQELVQKGWFTQEQVDASPNGTRVQMSLDSNGNVVHSGALSGHSATSNNSITEDSRQTKTDAKTIDVGERVVIPSIGKLAMSKDPEDTRHLADVLKELKGDGQEGDRFNVIGQLAQMLSSVNSSSISGDFGIGTRGEAGVSTGVLENVGLTGSLVGYTNKGVQESESADMQRERISRMAEQTFDILNGKEVPPGEDTYMAAAKHVQSEFQTYYGEEKAEADTAFKFLSELDNPESPYPEKDNGVDRRGRKR from the coding sequence ATGAAACGCATTCTCCCGCTTCTGGCTTTAATGTTCGCCGTTGCGTTGCCCAGCACAGCACTTGCGCTCGATATGGATTTCTACACCTACGATGGGTTCACTGAGACGGTAAACGCATTCAAGCGAATATCTTTGGTTTTCGCCAATAACCAGTACACCACCTTGTTTGCTGTTGCAGTGGTCCTGGGCTTGCTTCTTGGAGGCTTGTTCACGGTTGGTAAAGGAATCATTAACTTCCAGCAGTCGGCAACTGGCCTCAGCCTGGCATGGCTCATGACTACTCTGATCGGCGTCGCTGTCTTCAAGGCCTTGATCACACCAACCGGCACTGTCCACGTGTATGACCCTGTTCGCAACGCTTACGAGGCCGTTCCAGATGTTCCAGATCTGATCGTTCTGGTGGCCGGAATGACCAACAAAGCAGAGCGGGCCGTTCAGGAAATAGTCGATGCTTCCGCTGCGCATCCTTATGGTACAGAAGGGATGGGGGTAGGTTTCGAGCTCCTTCTCAACGCCACCACCGACAAAACGTTTTCGTCGGACTATTACCTTCAAAAGTCCATTCGTCAGTATTTCAAAGATTGCTCGAAGCTGGCGTTAGTTCTTCCCAGTTATGCCGTTGATCTGGCCGAAATCAAAAGCGGCACCGACAATCTTTTGAATCAGCTAGAAGATATGAAGTCCCCCGCCATGTTCACAACCATGTACGCCGCTGGCGCATACAAAGCCGGCACCGTCATGAGCTGTACCGATGCCTTTGACAACGTGTTACAACCAGCCCTAAATGCTGCTCCTACTTTCGATGAGCATCTTAATTCGGTCTGTACCAAAAGCGGCTTTGACGTTGCTGTTCCCGCCCAGAAAACCGCTTGTGAGACCAAGATTCAGAACATGAATCTTAATGTCTTCGGGGCGGCTGCAGCACCACCTACCCAGCTGCTACGCAACGTTGTGATAAGCAATGCGATCGCCAGCGTTATGCTCGATGAAAACCCCGATGCGGGGATCCGGGCACTTACGAATCGCTCGATGATGAACAACGGCCTGGGTATTGCGGTGAGCGCCAACGAATGGATGCCGAAAATTCGAGCCTCAGTGACAGCAATCGTATTGGGTCTGATTCCAATTCTGGCTTTGTTCATCGTCACCCCACTTTTCCCAATGGCCCTGAAACTGATCGTGGCACTGCTCGGATGGATCATGCTGTGGGGCGTTATGGATGTGATTCTTGCGCAGATCGCTGTGGACCAGGCTTACGATGCGGTAGACGAAATAAAACGCCACAACATGGGTCTTTCCGCGATATTTCTCGCACCAGAGAGCGCGACACAAGCCCTATCTCTGTTTGGGAAGGCCCGCGGCATGGGCATCACCATTTCCGCCTTTATTGCAGCAATGCTCTTCAAGATGTCGCCCTACGGACTTACCTCGCTGGCTGGCAATTGGTCCGGCCATGCCGATTCGGCTGGCGCTGATGCCGCCGCCAAAGGCCAATCGCCTGTCGAGAGCATGAACCATCTGAATGCCCTGGCTAGTGCTCGCGGATCTGCGAATCTGATGGCTGAAGCTGGATGGGACAATGTTTCTTCTGTCCGAGAACTAGATCAATCTCACCAACACTATCGAAGCGCTGAAGTAATGTCTCAGCTTCGAAGCATGGGTTACAACACCCCCACTGATGGCGGTAAAGGTTGGGGCGCCATAGATGGTGGAAAGATCTCCGGTGAGCTTGAAGGCACGGCAGAAGTTGCAGGCGGAAGCTCGCCGGGACAGTTAGCTCAACGTTCCTCAGACACAGCTAGACTCGGCACCCTCAACACGACAGGTTCTGCAGATGGAAGAGACGAAGCCGCTCAAAAGCGCGGGATGACAACGTACTCACAAGCTGTGATGGATACCACATACGGTGTGATGAATACAGGTTCGGAGCTTTCCACAATGGCAAGCATGGCCGACCGCATTCAGCAAAATCACGAAGGAATGAGCGATGGACAGGCGTGGATGGCTCTTTCCATAGCTAAGAACGCGGGGCTTTTAGGCCAACTTGGTGCTACCGATTGGCATCCAGTCCAAGTCGAAAAAATGGCGGAAATCACATCCTCCATGAATTACGCCCAGACAACCGGCGTCATGGAGTACATGAGGGATAACAACCTGTCAGTGGATGAAGTCTACGAATCTCTTGGCGCTATGCGCGCCGCAACCGCTCACGGCGATCATGCAGCTCTTCAACATATTACTCCCGAACAATTTGCTACCGCTCGTGGATTTGAAAACGCGAAACATATGGCGAATACCTCGGCTGAAATGGGCGCAAGAGCCGAAGTTGCTTCGGCAACAGGGCTTGATCTCAACGAACAAGTATCCCGCGAACGCTTGGCCAATCTTGGAACCTACTCTTTTACGCAAGATGAGATGCAGGAACTAGTGCAGAAAGGATGGTTTACTCAGGAGCAAGTAGACGCAAGCCCGAATGGAACCAGAGTGCAAATGTCTCTGGACTCCAACGGAAATGTCGTCCATAGCGGAGCACTTTCCGGCCACAGCGCGACTAGCAACAATTCAATTACCGAGGACAGCCGACAAACCAAAACAGATGCTAAAACCATTGATGTCGGCGAGAGAGTGGTGATCCCGAGCATTGGCAAACTGGCAATGAGCAAAGATCCCGAAGACACCAGACATCTGGCAGATGTCCTCAAAGAACTGAAGGGTGATGGTCAAGAAGGCGACCGATTTAATGTAATTGGCCAGTTAGCCCAAATGTTGAGCTCCGTGAATTCTAGTTCGATAAGTGGAGATTTTGGAATTGGAACCCGCGGAGAAGCAGGTGTATCAACCGGCGTGCTGGAAAACGTTGGCTTAACAGGCTCGCTTGTTGGGTATACCAATAAAGGTGTCCAAGAATCTGAAAGTGCAGACATGCAACGAGAGCGAATTTCTCGGATGGCCGAACAAACCTTTGACATTCTCAACGGAAAGGAAGTTCCGCCCGGCGAAGACACTTATATGGCCGCTGCAAAGCACGTCCAAAGCGAATTCCAGACATACTATGGCGAGGAAAAAGCTGAGGCCGATACTGCATTCAAGTTCCTCTCGGAACTTGATAACCCCGAGTCGCCATACCCCGAAAAGGATAACGGCGTTGATAGGCGGGGAAGAAAGCGATGA
- a CDS encoding lytic transglycosylase domain-containing protein, with protein sequence MNLLRVSPLLILAMTASTGFASPNIEQCFSEAAGRYQVPTRLLKAIALVESNNQTDAINGNNSDGSRDYGLMQINSQHLERLRPYRITAPVLVRDPCANIHVGAWILAENLVTTKGNLWAAVGAYNAGFSTKPKVQRARLNYVAKVRNALQRIGE encoded by the coding sequence ATGAACCTGCTTCGCGTATCGCCTCTTCTGATTCTTGCGATGACAGCATCTACAGGCTTTGCTTCGCCAAACATCGAGCAATGTTTTTCGGAGGCGGCGGGACGCTATCAGGTCCCAACTCGTCTTTTAAAGGCAATCGCTCTGGTTGAAAGTAACAACCAGACCGACGCTATTAACGGCAACAATAGCGACGGTTCCAGAGATTATGGGTTGATGCAGATCAACTCCCAGCATTTAGAGCGGTTGCGCCCCTACCGCATAACCGCACCCGTTCTGGTTCGCGATCCTTGCGCCAATATTCATGTTGGCGCCTGGATCCTTGCCGAAAACCTCGTCACCACAAAAGGCAACCTGTGGGCCGCTGTCGGAGCCTACAACGCCGGATTCTCAACCAAACCAAAAGTACAGCGAGCTCGCCTGAATTATGTGGCGAAAGTCCGTAATGCACTTCAACGTATCGGAGAATAG
- a CDS encoding S49 family peptidase, producing the protein MEPEKSTEQTLIEAFTQQQRAFADAIMTETRKTRRSANWRTFAFVLVVVSIFATNMLYSTGIVGGTTIPKDGKYVSLVRLDGPIEAGQANSFQQIENHLYQAFHDKEAKGVLLVINSPGGTPVQSHKLYKYLLDLKEETGKHLVVLGDDMLTSGAYMVAVAADKIFVNPSTLTGSIGVFQQSFGFKDLADKVGVHARTIVAGENKRRLDPFLDTDPEDLQKVQSVLNDIHQQFIAVVKDSRADKLTSDQNLFTGDYWTGHEAVELGLVDGIETYHGVLESEFGAQHALDYTQKPGLFSRLPRVAEAWLEDATLNILNSATNSIPRL; encoded by the coding sequence ATGGAACCGGAAAAAAGCACGGAGCAGACCTTGATTGAGGCCTTTACGCAGCAGCAGCGGGCGTTCGCGGACGCAATAATGACCGAGACGCGAAAGACTCGCCGAAGTGCAAACTGGCGAACTTTCGCGTTCGTTCTAGTGGTTGTGTCTATCTTTGCCACCAATATGCTTTACAGCACCGGGATCGTTGGTGGTACCACCATCCCCAAAGACGGCAAATATGTTTCCCTCGTGCGCCTCGATGGACCTATCGAAGCAGGACAGGCCAATTCATTCCAACAAATCGAAAACCATCTCTACCAGGCATTTCACGACAAAGAGGCTAAAGGCGTTCTTCTGGTCATCAACTCACCCGGCGGTACGCCTGTCCAATCCCACAAACTCTACAAGTACCTGCTCGATCTAAAGGAAGAGACCGGTAAACATTTGGTAGTCCTGGGGGATGACATGCTGACTTCAGGCGCATACATGGTCGCAGTCGCAGCCGACAAGATCTTTGTGAATCCTTCCACACTCACCGGATCAATTGGTGTATTCCAGCAATCATTTGGCTTCAAAGATCTCGCCGACAAAGTAGGCGTTCATGCACGGACTATCGTTGCCGGAGAAAATAAACGCAGACTGGACCCTTTCCTTGACACCGATCCAGAAGATCTACAAAAGGTTCAATCGGTACTCAACGACATTCATCAACAGTTCATTGCTGTGGTGAAGGATTCTCGTGCAGACAAGCTAACCAGCGATCAAAATTTGTTTACAGGAGATTATTGGACGGGACACGAAGCTGTCGAGCTAGGATTAGTAGATGGTATCGAAACCTATCACGGAGTTCTTGAAAGCGAGTTCGGTGCTCAACATGCGTTGGACTACACCCAAAAACCGGGACTTTTTTCGAGGCTGCCAAGGGTTGCTGAGGCATGGCTGGAAGATGCCACGCTGAACATTCTCAACAGCGCTACTAACTCAATACCACGCCTTTAA